In Paenibacillus sonchi, a single genomic region encodes these proteins:
- the fliE gene encoding flagellar hook-basal body complex protein FliE: MIQNLNIGAQAIKPLAMKTSAAESLPSEGSGQNFGAYLQNALEQVANQEQQAKDMSNKFILGEVNIDEAMISSQQALLSLQLTTQVRNKVIEAYQEIMRTQI, from the coding sequence TTGATACAGAATTTAAACATTGGAGCTCAGGCTATCAAGCCGCTCGCCATGAAAACATCAGCCGCTGAGTCATTACCATCAGAAGGTTCGGGACAGAACTTTGGCGCTTATTTACAGAATGCTTTGGAACAGGTAGCAAATCAAGAACAGCAGGCAAAAGATATGAGTAACAAGTTCATCCTGGGTGAGGTCAATATTGATGAAGCTATGATTTCTTCCCAACAGGCATTGCTGAGTTTGCAGTTGACTACACAAGTCCGGAACAAAGTAATTGAAGCCTATCAGGAAATTATGAGAACTCAAATCTAA
- the flgC gene encoding flagellar basal body rod protein FlgC produces MNFGSSFGISASALTAQRLRMDVISSNIANAETTRASVVDGKAVPYRRKLVVLETNQNDSFSNILNSKMNSDGSQGVKVQSIIEDSSPLKPVYNPSHPDADADGYVYMPNVDITKEMVDMLSASRSYDANVTMLNASKGMVTKALEIGR; encoded by the coding sequence ATGAATTTTGGCAGCAGTTTTGGAATCAGTGCTTCAGCATTAACCGCCCAGCGGCTGAGAATGGACGTGATTTCCTCCAATATTGCCAATGCAGAGACAACAAGAGCTTCAGTGGTTGATGGCAAGGCAGTACCTTACCGGCGGAAATTGGTTGTACTGGAAACAAACCAGAACGACAGCTTCTCCAACATCTTGAATTCCAAGATGAACAGCGATGGCAGTCAGGGTGTGAAGGTTCAGTCGATCATCGAGGATTCTTCTCCTCTGAAGCCTGTATACAACCCAAGCCATCCGGATGCGGATGCTGATGGTTATGTATATATGCCAAATGTGGATATAACCAAAGAAATGGTGGACATGCTGTCTGCGTCCCGATCTTATGATGCCAATGTCACGATGCTTAATGCATCGAAGGGTATGGTAACCAAGGCGCTCGAAATCGGGCGGTAA
- the flgB gene encoding flagellar basal body rod protein FlgB, whose translation MGLLNSVSFQRLQGGLDAATKRQSVLANNVANADTPNFKRSDVNFESYLQQQENGLKSTLNAKVTDSRHFQFGTGTIVPTATVSTDETTSMNNNDNNVDMDREQALSAENQLRYNSYVAQLNSQITMMRTVIEGR comes from the coding sequence TTGGGTTTATTGAACAGCGTCAGTTTTCAAAGATTACAGGGAGGCCTTGATGCCGCCACCAAACGACAAAGTGTGCTGGCAAATAACGTAGCCAACGCCGACACTCCGAATTTCAAACGCTCTGATGTTAATTTTGAGAGCTATTTACAGCAGCAGGAGAACGGTCTTAAGTCCACACTGAATGCGAAGGTGACAGATTCCCGGCACTTCCAATTCGGGACAGGTACTATTGTACCAACAGCAACAGTCAGTACCGATGAAACAACTTCTATGAACAATAACGACAATAATGTGGATATGGACCGGGAGCAGGCGTTAAGCGCAGAGAACCAGCTCAGGTACAATTCATATGTGGCGCAATTGAACAGCCAGATTACAATGATGCGAACAGTAATTGAAGGGAGGTAG